In the Acetobacterium sp. KB-1 genome, GGAATGCCGGTATTACCGGTATCATTTTGTGAACCAATGGTATCATCTCAAGTACTGCCAGTATCATTAGCGTGTACTGGCGGTACTCTTAGCGTGAAATAATCAACAGCATTATGGCTGGTATATCATTCAGGAGTATTTTAAACTGGGTATAGACGAAGGTCAGTTTTACGAATTTAATATCTTGCCGGATGAATGCACACCTGAACTATATGATAGTGTCAGGAGAATTTCGGAATCAATAAGGAGGGAAAGTTCGTGTGATGAAGCTGGATCACTGAGAGACGATCTAAGTAGGGCAATAGAAAATTCGGTAAGAGAACAGTTAGGTTTTAAAAAGATCGGTGATGCCTGGGTGAGTGAAACGATGCTTTATCAAATCGTCAAATCGCTGTTTCCTCACGAGAAAGTGATTCGTCATCATAGACCGGATTGGCTTGAGGGATTGGAACTTGATATATTTTTGCCTGACATAAAACTAGGATTGGAATATCAGGGCATTCAGCACTTTAAAGCTATTAATCATTGGGGTGGTATGAAGCAATTAAAAGTGCAGCAAGAACATGATGACCGAAAGATGAGACTATGTGACGAAGCAGGTATCAGACTGATATGTGTAAATTATGACGAACCACTTACTGAGGAACATATTAGACATAAGCTAACATAGAAGGGTTAACAATAGTTTATGAGTGATATTAAACTAGATATTTCAATTCCACCAAATGATGGTCTAGTAGTCTCAAAAAAAATAGACTATGATCTCACTTGTAAGACTAATTTTATTGAACAACTCAGATCAAATTTATAGGAAAAAAACGAATCATTTGCATCAAACCCATTATTGCTAAATATTATGTTGTTAACCTTCGATAGCTATGCACAAATACCTGATAAATTATACATTTTCTATTCAAATGCTTTTGAGACTATGTTTTTTAAACACGATGCTACAAAAAGCGGTTTCAAGCGACAACTAAAATCCGATTTATCCTTTGATGATTTTAAAAACGTCTTTTCGATATTTTGTTTCCATACTTATATGAAATAACAATACCAGTTTTCATATTCGGAACTCAGTTCTCTTTTAGATTGTTTTTTGCAAGAACTTTTTGCAAAAAACAGGATTGAATCCGCCAGGGCGCCGCTGCCCAGGCGTTCATGCCAACCTTCGGCAGTAAATTGAGAACAGAAAATTGTGGACGTCTGGCCACAACGGATTTCCATCAGCTCCAGCAGATCACGCTGTTGTGTATCTGTAGTGGGAACAAGCAGAAACTCATCCAGGATCATCAGGGAACATTTTCTGAATTGATTAAGCAGATGATGATATTTGCCTTGAATCCGCGCGGCTTCGAATGCACAAAAGAGATCCGGTAAGCGGATATAGCGTGCTTTATAACCGGATTGGCAGGCATTTACCCCCAGTGCATTGGAAATATAGGTTTTACCGCAACCGGTGGCGCCAACTAGAATGACGTTTTGCCCCTGGCAAATGTATTCGTTGCTGGCCAGACTTTCCAGCAGTTCCCGATTCAAATGTCGATCCGGCAGATATTCGATATTTCCCAGAAAAGCAGCTGAATTATTAAATTTAGCCTCCTTGATGAGTCGTTTGATAGTGTTGTTGTGTCGGGAATCATACTCCGCATCGACCATCAGAGCCAGACGTTCCTGAAATGACATCGAAAGATAGGTCATTTCATCTTCAAGCTGATTCTGGTAGGATTGGGCAAAAAAGGGCAAACGCATGGTTTTTAGCTTTTTCAAGGTATCATTTGTTGGGTGATTTTTATTTCCCATGGCTGTTTTTATTTTTGCGAAAAATTGTTGACACTACCATTTTGTTATTAGTTTAATATTTCATATTCCTCGTATTTTTTATCAAACATTAGTTTGTCTTCGCTTGGTTTATAGTCTTTCCACATATCCAAATCGATTAGCTCTTCTGGAGTCATAGTTAGAATTTTGTTCTTTGTATAACCTTTTGGCGGATTAGATAAAAATTTTTCGCGAAGTTGTTCATCTGCATTCTTTTGTATATAGTAATTTTCATAATAATTTTCAAGATCACTTGTAATTTTATCAAGATTAAACATATACTTATTACCATAGCCATCTTGCTCAAAGTGTTTTGAAATGACAGTCTTGATAGCCTCGAAAAGATCATGCTGTACTTCATATTGTTTTTTAAAATCCATTTCTTCGAATTGTGCGTAAGATATATCAAAGAGAGAGAAGAGCTTTTTCAAAAAGACAGTAATAGATTCCTTTAGCAAATCATCTTGCTCTTTTCGAAAGTATGGGTATTCAGCAGGATGAAGATTATAAAAAAAATTTTCTCCTAGAGTTTTGTTTTTCAGAGTTTCTATCATTTCTCTTCGTTCTCTGTGAAGCTGACCAGACAAAAACTTTGGATCAATATCCAAATATTTTGCTATCTGTTCCAAAAATTTAGGTGTCATTTTTCCTTCGTTGAGAGAGCGCCTAATTGTACGCTCAGTACAATCTATTTCGTGAACTTCCCCCAGTTTTCTAATGCTACTTTTCTTATACTTAAGTACATCTCTAAATATTTTTTTATCGATTATTTTTTTATATATCTTATTCTTAGGCATACAATACTCCTTTATGCGGACAATATAACTAATTTATCAGCTATTATGCGGTCATTATTTATGCTATTATGATATCATATTAAATAAACATTACAAGTGATAATTTATGAAAGGAGTCCGCACCATGAACAACGCAGACTATACGAGAAAATTACTTTTAGAGAATGAGATTATTATTATTGATACATCAGCGGTTATGGATTTTGAACAATTACATCAATTAGTTAATAGAATTGAATTTTTACTTTTGGAATTTAGTAAAAAAATAGTGGTGCCCAAGGCTGTATGGATTGAGTTGATGAGACATATTAATTCTAAAAAACAAGATAAACAAGAGAAGGCGCTTCGGGCAGTAGATATCATATGTATGCATCCTGATATCTTTGAAATAAAAAGCGAATATATTGATCATAAAGAGATGTTAAAAACATTCGTAAGCGATTCAAAAGATGGCGTAGTGCAAAATAGGTCGAATTATTGTAGACTAACCTAAAAGAACTTACAGGAGGTTCAGGATACAATNNNNNNNNNNNNNNNNNNNNNNNNNNNNNNNNNNNNNNNNNNNNNNNNNNNNNNNNNNNNNNNNNNNNNNNNNNNNNNNNNNNNNNNNNNNNNNNNNNNNNNNNNNNNNNNNNNNNNNNNNNNNNNNNNNNNNNNNNNNNNNNNNNNNNNNNNNNNNNNNNNNNNNNNNNNNNNNNNNNNNNNNNNNNNNNNNNNNNNNNNNNNNNNNNNNNNNNNNNNNNNNNNNNNNNNNNNNNNNNNNNNNNNNNNNNNNNNNNNNNNNNNNNNNNNNNNNNNNNNNNNNNNNNNNNNNNNNNNNNNNNNNNNNNNNNNNNNNNNNNNNNNNNNNNNNNNNNNNNNNNNNNNNNNNNNNNNNNNNNNNNNNNNNNNNNNNNNNNNNNNNNNNNNNNNNNNNNNNNNNNNNNNNNNNNNNNNNNNNNNNNNNNNNNNNNNNNNNNNNNNNNNNNNNNNNNNNNNNNNNNNNNNNNNNNNNNNNNNNNNNNNNNNNNNNNNNNNNNNNNNNNNNNNNNNNNNNNNNNNNNNNNNNNNNNNNNNNNNNNNNNNNNNNNNNNNNNNNNNNNNNNNNNNNNNNNNNNNNNNNNNNNNNNNNNNNNNNNNNNNNNNNNNNNNNNNNNNNNNNNNNNNNNNNNNNNNNNNNNNNNNNNNNNNNNNNNNNNNNNNNNNNNNNNNNNNNNNNNNNNNNNNNNNNNNNNNNNNNNNNNNNNNNNNNNNNNNNNNNNNNNNNNNNNNNNNNNNNNNNNNNNNNNNNNNNNNNNNNNNNNNNNNNNNNNNNNNNNNNNNNNNNNNNNNNNNNNNNNNNNNNNNNNNNNNNNNNNNNNNNNNNNNNNNNNNNNNNNNNNNNNNNNNNNNNNNNNNNNNNNNNNNNNNNNNNNNNNNNNNNNNNNNNNNNNNNNNNNNNNNNNNNNNNNNNNNNNNNNNNNNNNNNNNNNNNNNNNNNNNNNNNNNNNNNNNNNNNNNNNNNNNNNNNNNNNNNNNNNNNNNNNNNNNNNNNNNNNNNNNNNNNNNNNNNNNNNNNNNNNNNNNNNNNNNNNNNNNNNNNNNNNNNNNNNNNNNNNNNNNNNNNNNNNNNNNNNNNNNNNNNNNNNNNNNNNNNNNNNNNNNNNNNNNNNNNNNNNNNNNNNNNNNNNNNNNNNNNNNNNNNNNNNNNNNNNNNNNNNNNNNNNNNNNNNNNNNNNNNNNNNNNNNNNNNNNNNNNNNNNNNNNNNNNNNNNNNNNNNNNNNNNNNNNNNNNNNNNNNNNNNNNNNNNNNNNNNNNNNNNNNNNNNNNNNNNNNNNNNNNNNNNNNNNNNNNNNNNNNNNNNNNNNNNNNNNNNNNNNNNNNNNNNNNNNNNNNNNNNNNNNNNNNNNNNNNNNNNNNNNNNNNNNNNNNNNNNNNNNNNNNNNNNNNNNNNNNNNNNNNNNNNNNNNNNNNNNNNNNNNNNNNNNNNNNNNNNNNNNNNNNNNNNNNNNNNNNNNNNNNNNNNNNNNNNNNNNNNNNNNNNNNNNNNNNNNNNNNNNNNNNNNNNNNNNNNNNNNNNNNNNNNNNNNNNNNNNNNNNNNNNNNNNNNNNNNNNNNNNNNNNNNNNNNNNNNNNNNNNNNNNNNNNNNNNNNNNNNNNNNNNNNNNNNNNNNNNNNNNNNNNNNNNNNNNNNNNNNNNNNNNNNNNNNNNNNNNNNNNNNNNNNNNNNNNNNNNNNNNNNNNNNNNNNNNNNNNNNNNNNNNNNNNNNNNNNNNNNNNNNNNNNNNNNNNNNNNNNNNNNNNNNNNNNNNNNNNNNNNNNNNNNNNNNNNNNNNNNNNNNNNNNNNNNNNNNNNNNNNNNNNNNNNNNNNNNNNNNNNNNNNNNNNNNNNNNNNNNNNNNNNNNNNNNNNNNNNNNNNNNNNNNNNNNNNNNNNNNNNNNNNNNNNNNNNNNNNNNNNNNNNNNNNNNNNNNNNNNNNNNNNNNNNNNNNNNNNNNNNNNNNNNNNNNNNNNNNNNNNNNNNNNNNNNNNNNNNNNNNNNNNNNNNNNNNNNNNNNNNNNNNNNNNNNNNNNNNNNNNNNNNNNNNNNNNNNNNNNNNNNNNNNNNNNNNNNNNNNNNNNNNNNNNNNNNNNNNNNNNNNNNNNNNNNNNNNNNNNNNNNNNNNNNNNNNNNNNNNNNNNNNNNNNNNNNNNNNNNNNNNNNNNNNNNNNNNNNNNNNNNNNNNNNNNNNNNNNNNNNNNNNNNNNNNNNNNNNNNNNNNNNNNNNNNNNNNNNNNNNNNNNNNNNNNNNNNNNNNNNNNNNNNNNNNNNNNNNNNNNNNNNNNNNNNNNNNNNNNNNNNNNNNNNNNNNNNNNNNNNNNNNNNNNNNNNNNNNNNNNNNNNNNNNNNNNNNNNNNNNNNNNNNNNNNNNNNNNNNNNNNNNNNNNNNNNNNNNNNNNNNNNNNNNNNNNNNNNNNNNNNNNNNNNNNNNNNNNNNNNNNNNNNNNNNNNNNNNNNNNNNNNNNNNNNNNNNNNNNNNNNNNNNNNNNNNNNNNNNNNNNNNNNNNNNNNNNNNNNNNNNNNNNNNNNNNNNNNNNNNNNNNNNNNNNNNNNNNNNNNNNNNNNNNNNNNNNNNNNNNNNNNNNNNNNNNNNNNNNNNNNNNNNNNNNNNNNNNNTTTAGCTTGCAAAACTATGGATTTTCCATAATGCAACATTCTGTATTTTTAACTTGCAACTTTCTGCAAAAAGTACTTGCAAAAAACACAATCGGATCAAAGAATTAAAACCTATCTGGTGATCCACTGTTTCTGGATAGAATCTGCTTTAATATGGATCGCTATACCGAAAACTATGGTTTTTTGAAAGACCCCCAATCTGGAAAACTTTTAAGAATGACGCCGATTTTTGATAACAACATTGCATCGATCAGCTGGGGCTACCCATCTGATATTGAACGAAAAAATGATCTATTTATTCATGATTTTCTGGATACATTGAATTTAGAAAAGACCGATTACCAGTTACAAGCGCTGAATGAAAATAAGATTTAACAGGCGCTGGTTGAGGTGCGCATTAGGGTTGATAAAGACTTTATTGTTTCTTTTATTCTGAAAGGATACCGGTTGCTTATTAATATGAAAATGAAAAAGCTTATGCAATGTTTTTACTTTACGAAATCTCTGTCTGATCAAATTGGCCGGAGTTAGAGCCTTAGGGAAAGAAATGATGAACATTTTCAGAATTAATTAAAAAATATTCGTTGCGGGCAGAACTTCTGAATAAACGATTGCACTACCCAGGTTCCTTACGACTTTGAAATTTTGCCACCTGCGAATATTATACTGGAAGTGGCAGATTACATACTGGCGTTCAATTCAGAAAATGTTTAGATTTGATTGTTGTGGGTAATTTAGAATAATAAACAGTTTTTCTGATTGGAGTCTAATTGACTTTGGTTCTGAAAAAAGTAGCTGTTTAAATATATGTATGGAAGTTCGATGATGAAAGCTACAGTGGATCGGGATGCTTGTGTTGGATGTGGTTTGTGTGAATCTGTTTGTCCGAATGTGTTTGAAATGGACAACGATAGTATCGCTGAAGTGATTTCCGATGTAATCTCGTCGGAAAATGAAGCCTGTGTGATTGAAGCTCAGGAGGAGTGCCCAGTTAGCGCTATAACTGTCGATTAGAATCGATTGTTTTAGAATACCGCATGAA is a window encoding:
- a CDS encoding ATP-binding protein, producing MGNKNHPTNDTLKKLKTMRLPFFAQSYQNQLEDEMTYLSMSFQERLALMVDAEYDSRHNNTIKRLIKEAKFNNSAAFLGNIEYLPDRHLNRELLESLASNEYICQGQNVILVGATGCGKTYISNALGVNACQSGYKARYIRLPDLFCAFEAARIQGKYHHLLNQFRKCSLMILDEFLLVPTTDTQQRDLLELMEIRCGQTSTIFCSQFTAEGWHERLGSGALADSILFFAKSSCKKQSKRELSSEYENWYCYFI
- a CDS encoding PIN domain-containing protein — translated: MNNADYTRKLLLENEIIIIDTSAVMDFEQLHQLVNRIEFLLLEFSKKIVVPKAVWIELMRHINSKKQDKQEKALRAVDIICMHPDIFEIKSEYIDHKEMLKTFVSDSKDGVVQNRSNYCRLT
- a CDS encoding ferredoxin, whose protein sequence is MMKATVDRDACVGCGLCESVCPNVFEMDNDSIAEVISDVISSENEACVIEAQEECPVSAITVD